Proteins encoded within one genomic window of Pseudalkalibacillus sp. SCS-8:
- a CDS encoding ferredoxin family protein yields MSEEKKPQSIEEKQYLVRFNADTKSHLHVKNPEICLTDCPDKICTIFCPAEIYKWEDIRMHVGYEGCHECGSCRIGCPHENIDWVYPKGGHGIIFRLG; encoded by the coding sequence ATGAGTGAAGAAAAAAAGCCTCAGTCCATTGAAGAGAAACAATACCTTGTCCGGTTCAATGCAGATACGAAATCTCATCTCCACGTCAAAAACCCTGAAATCTGCTTGACCGATTGCCCGGACAAAATCTGTACGATCTTCTGTCCGGCTGAAATTTACAAATGGGAAGACATACGAATGCATGTCGGATACGAAGGCTGTCATGAATGTGGAAGCTGCCGAATCGGGTGCCCACATGAAAACATTGATTGGGTATACCCAAAGGGTGGCCATGGGATCATTTTCAGATTAGGTTGA
- a CDS encoding thioredoxin family protein codes for MTGTTFKTVVDTENRLSNHFQFKIVPNGIFVDEDGTIRLVKQGFKVDEETHVEAVRELIDEQVDKVELTDDYYTPPTDLEKIQQQLAETKYKLAMQYLQHGQKEDALTELDEAIKLDPDNFLIRKQRWYIRYPEKFEGTIDTDWQQALLRREREQEAQENGSSECGPEGCEIPGTDR; via the coding sequence GTGACAGGTACAACGTTTAAGACAGTCGTTGATACGGAAAATCGATTAAGCAATCATTTTCAGTTCAAGATTGTCCCAAATGGGATTTTTGTTGACGAAGATGGCACAATAAGACTCGTCAAACAAGGATTTAAAGTCGACGAAGAGACACATGTCGAGGCTGTAAGAGAATTGATTGATGAGCAGGTGGATAAGGTAGAGCTGACAGATGATTATTACACTCCTCCAACTGATTTAGAGAAAATACAACAACAATTAGCCGAAACAAAATACAAATTAGCCATGCAGTATTTGCAGCATGGACAAAAAGAAGATGCGCTGACAGAGTTGGATGAAGCGATTAAACTCGATCCTGATAACTTCCTGATCCGGAAACAGAGATGGTATATCCGGTACCCAGAAAAGTTCGAAGGTACGATTGATACTGACTGGCAGCAGGCATTATTGAGAAGAGAACGTGAACAAGAGGCTCAAGAAAACGGCTCATCCGAATGTGGACCAGAAGGCTGTGAAATACCAGGAACAGACCGGTGA
- a CDS encoding phospholipase — MCDRRKPRKGFCVFPGYRWCGPGCSGPGFPINDVDAACKAHDECYECYGPCLECDLEFMERLREEMQYDTEEARHARIMYNYMKIKTFFARF; from the coding sequence ATGTGCGATAGAAGGAAACCTAGAAAGGGCTTTTGCGTGTTTCCAGGCTATCGTTGGTGTGGACCTGGCTGCAGTGGTCCTGGTTTTCCAATCAATGATGTGGATGCAGCATGCAAAGCACATGATGAATGTTATGAATGCTATGGACCTTGCTTGGAGTGTGATCTTGAATTCATGGAACGGCTCCGTGAGGAAATGCAATACGATACCGAAGAAGCCCGTCATGCACGAATCATGTATAACTATATGAAAATCAAAACGTTTTTTGCCCGCTTTTAG
- a CDS encoding YjcZ family sporulation protein, giving the protein MSYARGGSGFALIVVLFVLLIIVGVSFVNW; this is encoded by the coding sequence ATGTCATACGCACGTGGAGGATCAGGATTCGCACTGATCGTAGTTCTGTTTGTCCTACTAATTATCGTAGGTGTCAGTTTCGTAAACTGGTAA
- a CDS encoding GNAT family N-acetyltransferase, with product MDGKKRIVDLPKLTSKRLMYRAIESEDFPAVTELLADHDVVQYDLGYTVSSMTEATYFIERLIANHPFNWAVFERATNHFIGLTGFRHLDRLSHQSEIGALLAKVYWKQGYGQEMLTTIMDFGFHTLSLNRLYARVIEENAPANRILQRNDFKLEGTLRKAIFQKERYSNINLYAMLKEEYEAPSK from the coding sequence ATGGATGGAAAGAAGCGGATTGTTGATCTTCCCAAACTTACGTCTAAACGACTTATGTATCGAGCGATTGAATCGGAGGATTTTCCTGCTGTAACGGAGTTGCTGGCAGATCATGACGTCGTCCAATACGACTTGGGTTACACGGTTTCAAGCATGACTGAAGCAACGTATTTTATAGAACGGCTGATTGCAAATCATCCATTTAATTGGGCTGTCTTTGAAAGGGCGACCAACCATTTCATTGGTTTGACCGGCTTCCGACACTTGGATCGTCTTTCTCATCAAAGCGAAATCGGTGCTTTGCTTGCAAAAGTGTATTGGAAACAAGGATACGGCCAAGAGATGCTGACTACGATCATGGACTTCGGTTTCCACACACTCTCGTTGAATCGTCTGTATGCCCGCGTAATCGAAGAGAACGCTCCAGCAAATCGAATACTACAACGAAATGATTTCAAATTAGAAGGAACCCTACGTAAAGCCATATTCCAAAAGGAAAGGTATTCGAATATCAATCTGTACGCGATGTTAAAAGAAGAATATGAAGCTCCATCTAAATAA
- a CDS encoding YjcZ family sporulation protein translates to MSDGYKHGGSFALIVVLFILLIIIGVAACGYCYYDGYGYDGYGHGGYGK, encoded by the coding sequence ATGAGTGACGGATATAAACATGGGGGAAGCTTTGCGTTAATCGTTGTTCTCTTCATTCTGCTAATTATCATCGGGGTAGCAGCCTGTGGCTATTGCTACTATGATGGATACGGATACGATGGATATGGGCATGGGGGATACGGAAAATAA